A stretch of the Mustela nigripes isolate SB6536 chromosome X, MUSNIG.SB6536, whole genome shotgun sequence genome encodes the following:
- the LOC132007106 gene encoding ectodysplasin-A-like: MGYPEVERREPLPTAAPRERGSKGCGCRGAPARAGEGNSCRLFLGFFGLSLALHLLTLCCYLELRSELRRERGAESRLGPSTPGTSGTLSSPGGLDPDGPITRHFRQPSPQQQQPLEPGETTLPPHSQDGHQVSHLGGAAAAEAPSPCGQGGGPPRQRPGEDSATSSQVAGPDQGGGRRAGRGCPGAGCPGLAHPDSLRTPALGNPGRRPAPAACRPQLPAAFGESWRLSRPPRCGCCPSGGLTAAAWPFCSW, translated from the coding sequence ATGGGCTACCCAGAGGTAGAGCGCAGAGAACCTCTGCCCACGGCAGCGCCGCGGGAGCGGGGGAGCAAGGGCTGCGGCTGTCGCGGGGCCCCTGCCCGGGCGGGCGAAGGGAACAGCTGCCGGCTCTTCCTGGGTTTCTTTGGCCTCTCGCTGGCCCTCCACCTGCTGACGTTATGCTGCTACCTAGAGTTGCGGTCCGAGTTGCGGCGGGAACGGGGAGCCGAGTCCCGCCTTGGCCCCAGCACCCCTGGCACCTCTGGCACCCTGAGCAGCCCCGGTGGCCTTGACCCTGACGGTCCCATCACCCGCCACTTCAGGCAGCCATcacctcagcagcagcagccgctGGAACCGGGAGAAACCACACTCCCCCCACACTCCCAGGACGGGCACCAGGTGAGTCACCTAggaggggcggcggcggcggaggcccCTTCCCCTTGTGGGCAGGGCGGGGGCCCTCCCCGACAGCGCCCTGGGGAGGATTCTGCCACTTCCAGCCAAGTTGCAGGGCCGGACCAGGGAGGGGGCAGACGAGCCGGGAGAGGTTGCCCCGGGGCAGGTTGTCCTGGTCTAGCTCACCCAGACTCCCTCCGGACCCCTGCACTTGGGAACCCTGGCCGGCGGCCGGCGCCCGCCGCCTGCCGCCCCCAGCTACCGGCTGCCTTCGGGGAAAGTTGGCGGCTCTCCCGGCCGCCGAGGTGCGGGTGCTGCCCCTCTGGCGGACTAACGGCAGCAGCTTGGCCCTTCTGCTCCTGGTGA